One genomic window of Quercus lobata isolate SW786 chromosome 9, ValleyOak3.0 Primary Assembly, whole genome shotgun sequence includes the following:
- the LOC115961236 gene encoding uncharacterized protein LOC115961236, which translates to MAKDPMKRNQNLYCQYYQEPGHTIEDCRNLKNHLDQLVQEGKLSHLLYHSSGRQEQTNVKTWRDTLRLPIGTINVILAVPGRTSSYPSRVMSVAQLPTKSDDRESKKAKRMASPILGFSDEDKVGTIEPHDDALVITLRIGGYDVKRVLVDQGSAMEVMYPDLYKELNLKPENLMAYDFPLVSFEGKTVTPRGQIRLPIQIGSDIVEVDFIVVDVYSPYTAIVARPWFHALGVVSSTLHQKVKYPSEGRVKEVIGDQTMARQCMVSAISRWPSAEPSTSTENGL; encoded by the coding sequence ATGGCAAAAGACCCCATGAAACGCAACCAGAACCTATACTGTCAGTACTACCAAGAACCGGGGCACACCATTGAAGACTGCAGAAACCTGAAAAACCACTTGGACCAGCTGGTCCAAGAGGGAAAATTAAGTCATCTCCTATATCATTCCAGTGGCCGACAAGAACAAACGAATGTTAAGACATGGAGGGACACCTTGAGACTGCCTATAggcacgataaatgtcattctcGCCGTTCCAGGAAGGACTAGCTCTTATCCTTCCAGAGTAATGTCGGTAGCTCAACTTCCCACTAAGAGTGACGATCGGGAGTCTAAGAAGGCCAAGAGGATGGCCTCACCCATTCTAGGCTTCTCAGACGAGGATAAGGTCGGAACCATTGAGCCCCACGATGATGCTCTAGTCATCACGCTCAGGATTGGGGgatatgatgtgaagagagtgTTAGTCGATCAGGGTAGCGCTATGGAAGTAATGTACCCCGACCTATACAAGGAGCTGAATCTGAAACCCGAAAATTTAATGGCATACGACTTCCCTCTGGTAAGCTTCGAAGGGAAGACCGTTACTCCAAGAGGCCAGATCAGACTGCCCATACAAATAGGCTCGGACAtagtggaggtggacttcatagtGGTGGACGTATATTCACCTTACACAGCCATTGTAGCTAGGCCTTGGTTTCATGCCCTAGGGGTTGTTTCTTCTACCTtgcaccaaaaggtgaagtatCCGTCGGAGGGTCGGGTTAAAGAAGTTATAGGGGATCAGACCATGGCCCGACAGTGCATGGTGTCTGCCATCTCACGATGGCCAAGTGCCGAGCCCTCAACCTCTACCGAGaacggcttatag
- the LOC115961235 gene encoding uncharacterized protein LOC115961235: MAMRWFDGLRPNSINSFKQLTQAFSFHFIMSSKVPRPLHSFLSLSMRERETLKAYSDRYWEMYNEIEGNYDDVAISTFKKGLPIKHSLRKSLTGKPITSLRQLINRIDKYKRVEEDQQLGKSKAKVVPQERKDFRSDRFSNNNRPMRDYTEQPGSASAQAVHAVFQDPIYQVLEKIRNESFFK; encoded by the coding sequence atggcgatgagatggtttgacggTCTCAGGCCGAActccataaattcctttaagCAGCTAACCCAGGCCTTCAGCTTTCACTTCATCATGAGCAGCAAGGTTCCTCGACCCTTGCATTCCTTTTTGTCTTTATCCATGCGAGAAAGGGAGACCCTAAAGGCctactcggataggtactgggagatgtACAATGAGATAGAGGGCAATTATGATGACGTCGCCATCAGTACCTTCAAGAAAGGCTTACCGATCAAGCACAGTTTAAGAAAATCTCTGACTGGGAAACCGATCACCAGCTTGCGCCAGCTCATAAACCGAATCGACAAGTACAAGAGGGTTGAAGAGGACCAACAGTTGGGTAAGAGTaaagcgaaggttgtccctcaggagaggaaggacttcaggtcggaccgaTTTAGCAACAACAACCGACCGATGAGAGATTACACAGAGCAACCCGGATCAGCCAGTGCGCAGGCAGTCCACGCTGTGTTCCAAGATCCGATATATCAGGTTCTGGAGAAAATCAGGAATGAGTCGTTTTTCAAATGA
- the LOC115959703 gene encoding protein SGT1 homolog, with amino-acid sequence MASDLEIKAKDAYIDDHFELAAKLLTQAIEQNPQSAELFAERAQANIKLDNLTEAVADANKAIELDPSMSKAYLRKGTACFNLEEYQTAKAALETGAALEPGNERFTKLIQQCDKCIAEEIDVIPNQSSEKMIPTNDASADVDASADVDASADAVASPDAEPVDELANQVTVAPAKPKYRHEYYQKPEEVVVTIFAKGIPANNVSVDFGEQILSVTIDVPGEDAYIFQPRLFGKIVTSKCRHDVLSTKIEIRLAKAEPIHWASLEFSKEITVAPRSNALAIGAPTPSYPSSKPKRTDWDKLEAEVKKEEKDEKLDGDAALNKFFRDIYADADEDTRRAMRKSFVESNGTVLSTNWKEVGSKKVEGSPPDGMEMKKWEY; translated from the exons ATGGCATCCGATCTGGAAATCAAGGCTAAGGACGCATACATCGACGACCACTTCGAGCTCGCCGCCAAGCTCTTAACCCAGGCCATCGAGCAAAACCCTCAAAGCGCTGAGCTCTTCGCTGAACGAGCCCAAGCCAACATCAAACTCGACAACCTCACTG aGGCTGTTGCTGATGCAAACAAAGCAATTGAGCTGGACCCTTCAATGTCAAAAGCATACTTGCGGAAAGG CACTGCATGCTTCAATCTTGAGGAATATCAGACTGCCAAGGCAGCCTTGGAAACAGGTGCGGCTCTAGAACCGGGAAATGAAAGATTCACTAAGTTAATCCAACAATGTGATAAGTGCATTGCAG AGGAAATCGATGTTATACCAAACCAATCATCAGAGAAAATGATCCCAACAAATGATGCATCTGCAGATGTTGATGCATCTGCAGATGTTGATGCATCTGCAGATGCTGTTGCATCTCCAGATGCTGagcctgttgatgaacttgccAATCAGGTGACAGTAGCTCCAGCCAAACCAAAGTATAG GCATGAATATTACCAAAAGCCAGAGGAAGTGGTTGTGACTATTTTTGCGAAGGGCATACCGGCTAATAATGTTTCTGTTGACTTTGGTGAACAAATT CTGAGTGTTACAATTGATGTTCCTGGTGAAGATGCATATATTTTTCAACCTCGCTTATTTGGAAAG ATAGTAACTTCCAAGTGCAGACATGATGTTTTGTCTACCAAAATTGAAATTCGCCTTGCAAAAGCTGAACCAATACACTGGGCATCTCTTGAATTCAGCAAGGAAATTACAGTTGCACCAAGGTCAAATGCCTTAG CTATTGGAGCTCCTACACCTTCGTACCCATCCTCAAAACCAAAGAGGACTGATTGGGACAAGCTTGAAGCTGAAGTGAAGAAGGAG GAGAAAGATGAAAAGCTTGATGGTGATGCTGCTTTGAACAAATTCTTCCGGGACATATATGCAGATGCTGATGAGGACACCAGAAGGGCCATGAGAAAATCTTTt GTTGAGTCAAATGGGACAGTGCTTTCTACAAACTGGAAAGAAGTGGGTTCAAAGAAGGTGGAGGGAAGCCCTCCTGATGGTATGGAGATGAAGAAATGGGAATACTAG
- the LOC115961234 gene encoding uncharacterized protein LOC115961234 — protein MVFFKTGGIHEFSNVPKVSGFVMEHVNGGSDSEEYKVAVQENCTTIPMSKGRISWHPPLVNLFKINVDDVVFSTQKAVDVGVIIRDNKGRIEATMSKKIHALLGAVGAEAKAFEVGMQFAEDNGIQDVLLEGDSLIIHCALCELSTLPSSVASIVVGIQDLYNDFRRVEFSILCSEIGE, from the exons ATGGTCTTTTTCAAAACTGGTGGCATCCACGAGTTCAGTAATGTGCCAAAAGTTTCAGGATTTGTTATGGAACATGTTAATGGTGGATCGGATTCAG AGGAATATAAAGTTGCTGTTCAGGAGAATTGCACCACAATCCCAATGAGCAAAGGAAGGATCTCTTGGCATCCACCTTTGGTAAACCTGTTCAAAATAAATGTTGACGATGTTGTTTTCTCCACGCAAAAGGCAGTGGATGTGGGAGTGATCATCAGGGACAACAAGGGGAGAATTGAAGCCACAATGAGTAAGAAGATCCATGCTCTGCTGGGAGCAGTGGGGGCAGAGGCAAAAGCctttgaagttggcatgcaaTTTGCAGAGGACAATGGAATTCAAGATGTCCTCTTAGAGGGAGACTCTCTTATTATTCACTGTGCCCTGTGTGAGCTGTCCACCCTTCCTTCCTCAGTGGCTTCAATTGTTGTAGGCATCCAAGATCTATATAATGACTTTCGCCGTGTAGAGTTCTCCATCCTATGTTCGGAGATAGGGGAATAA